TTTCGCAGCGccaaaaagttgtagtttgtagtttagtagcgcccaaaacttgtagtttgtagtttagcagcgcaaaaatgttgaattagcagcgcccaaaacttgtagtttgtagttttagcagcgcccaaaattttttttatcacaaaattagtgtttttgcatgaaattacatgtttttgatctattttcgagtgaaaactcaatttttcactgaaaatacgatttttttgcacagaattttaattttttgaccaattttcaTCAGAATGAGCctggtttttgataatttcacagcaaatttgaggattttttcGAAGAGAAATTATCTATGAAATTATGATGACGTAGACGAAGTGAAAACGCCATTTTTTGGCAggtttttcgggaaaaatgagttttgaagcatttttgacgaaaaagcgcccaaaacttgtagtctgtagtgttagcagcgcccaaaattgaattagcagcgcccgaAACTTGTAGTtagtagtttagcagcgcccaaatcttgtagtttgtagtgttagcagcgcccaaaacttgtagtttgtagtgttagcagcgcccaaattgaattagcagcgcccaatatgaattagcagcgcccaaaatgaattagcagcgcccaaatcttgtagtttgtagtgttagcagcgcccaaaaagtgtagtttgtagtgttagcagcgcccaaaacttgtagtttgtagtttagcagcgcccaaaaagtgtagtttgtagtgttagcagcgcccaaattgaattagcagcgccaaaaacttgtagtttgtagtctagcagcgcccaaattgaattagcagcgcccaaatcttgtagtttgtagtttagcagcgcccaaattgAATTCGCACcgcccaaatcttgtagtttgtagtgttagcagcgcctaaattgaattagcagcgcccaaatcgtgtagtttgtagtcttcgcagcgcccaaaattgaattagcagcgcccaaatcgtgtagtttgtagttttagcagcgcccaaaacttgtagtttgtagttttagcagcgcccaactTCAAATTGGTGaaactttgcattttttaagtgaaaaattcgataaaaaactGATTTACAGCTGTTGTCAGcctaaaaaatcagtttttcagagcttttttCACgatattcatcaattttcatccTAATATCTCCATTTTCAAGcgttttttctcgattttcgtCCAATTTTCGCTCTTCTTCTACCTGAGCATAGTCCTGAGCGTGATCTCCGGCCTGAATATCAAGATGAACACGAAGTTGGGCTCCGTTGAACCACGCAGTACTGTTGGAATAGATACAAATGACGTGCTCTCCTGGAGTATTCGATGTGAAAGTGAAACGGCCTTCGGCGGTGTACAATTTCGAAAGAATAACCTGAAAAATCGGggtttttggcttaaaaattgagaaatttctgCGAAAACCTTGTCCTCTGGATCCTTAACCTCGACGTGCATTCCAATATTCGGATAATCTCCGTATCCCTTCGTATTTGGGTCGTATAATTGTACTTTGTAGTTTCCGGTCAcctaaaatattgtttttttttgtgatttttccgaatttttgagcCTAGAAATACCATAGTCTCGTCTGGAATCTCCTCGATAAAGCATTTCTTCTCAGTTTCCGCAATATGGAAGTAGAGAGAATCGGCGTAGGTGGCCAAGCTAAGAAGTGCGATGAGAAGacgcattttctgaaaaaaatttggggattttgagggaaaaagtttgaaaagtgaggcaaaaacgaacaaaagagcaatttttaaactcaaaaattgaaaaaaaacacggaaaatttttcttttatagcGTTTTCTGCCGATTTTCTGCAATTCTCCagctaaattcaaaaaaataacactttCCGGCccgaaaaatcttaattttcacattaaaaatcaagaaaaccactgaaaaactaggaaaataAAGGTGTTAGAGCCAAATTTCGTTTTTACCGTTTTCAGTCgattttctacgatttttaacgattttcaagcaaaaaaccAGCGAAATAGCACTTTCTGACCtcaaaaatcccgaaaaaacaatgaaaaactatgaaaaatcgacttttttcaacaaaaatccgCCAAAATAAGTCCACGTTGTACTGGGTCCGCAAACACTGCgtggtacgcaaacaccacaCTTGACGACAGTTTTCTGGTTTGTTGggtttttaagtgaaaaattgggtAAAAGCAGTGAAAATTAGacgaaattgaatgaaaaattgtgaaaaatgagtaaagCTTTGATataatacagaaaaaatttgggaaaattggttgaaattgagccagaaaacagaaaaatctaaaaattaattaaaattcttcaaacatccacatttttttcctcgttttctgcagattatctgaaaaataccgttttaaagatttttcgaatCAAAACTCATCaaattccatcaat
This is a stretch of genomic DNA from Caenorhabditis elegans chromosome V. It encodes these proteins:
- the tmed-4 gene encoding GOLD domain-containing protein (Confirmed by transcript evidence) yields the protein MRLLIALLSLATYADSLYFHIAETEKKCFIEEIPDETMVTGNYKVQLYDPNTKGYGDYPNIGMHVEVKDPEDKVILSKLYTAEGRFTFTSNTPGEHVICIYSNSTAWFNGAQLRVHLDIQAGDHAQDYAQIAQKDKLNELQLRIRQLLDQVDQITKEQNYQRYREERFRQTSESTNSRVFYWSIAQVVVLAITGAWQMRHLRGFFEAKKLV